From Mya arenaria isolate MELC-2E11 chromosome 1, ASM2691426v1, a single genomic window includes:
- the LOC128235863 gene encoding calcitonin gene-related peptide type 1 receptor-like, with amino-acid sequence MEYTEGNCRDRLFELPVNIFNVFSCSMCYKYLFHTGNKLTPQIEKPWMLVPAENARTQYADNFSVLADVKDAKNRDVICNSLNRDDCTRWMDCCKAAIRCCQKQLSISQSNVSSGLCPRTWDGYSCFDDVMSSTRVQLSCPSYIEHGSTSAYAYKDCTENGTWWVNPVTGSEWTNYTTCVPKQDYHTVVYVALACNILSLLFLIPACIIFLGIRQLRVQKRIKLHLCLFLSFIFASVVTITWDVAVYLDRLQNERTNTVMHQNSAGCKLLYILTRYVSTANFFWMFAEGLYLHRLIVHAFSPPRTLLPYYLFGWVGAWIPSLIYSIIRATKQEYNSSCWVHNIGPYEWLLYTPNLICIGANVLFLANILKILCSKLQTHQNEPKNYRKALKATFVLVPLFGLQQFLVIYRPLPGTTLSFTYEILQKVVQNTQGATVAFIFCFFNDEVNTYMRNCIGSYISIGTSSKNHNRKSSMSSSTQITSYTSSAIQNTKCNDNTGKSYIPLSASSTTQELTTPTNGHVTFSV; translated from the exons ATGGAGTATACAGAAGGAAACTGCAGAGACAGGCTTTTTGAGCTACCAgtgaatatatttaatgttttctcTTGTTCCATGTgttataaatatctttttcaCACGGGAAATAAGTTAACTCCTCAGATTGAGAAACCGTGGATGCTTGTTCCCGCAGAAAATGCCCGGACACAGTACGCTGATAACTTTTCCGTCTTAGCTGACGTTAAAGACGCAAAAAATCGTGACGTCATATGCAACTCACTTAACCGTGACGACTGTACGCGCTGGATGGACTGTTGCAAGGCAGCAATTAGATGCTGTCAAAAACAATTAAGCATCTCGCAGAGTAATGTCTCCTCCGGGTTATGCCCGCGCACCTGGGACGGGTATAGTTGCTTTGACGACGTCATGTCCTCTACTCGAGTACAGCTGTCCTGCCCCAGCTACATAGAGCATGGGTCAACATCTG CATACGCGTACAAAGACTGTACAGAAAATGGTACATGGTGGGTGAACCCGGTTACAGGCTCGGAATGGACAAATTACACCACCTGTGTACCGAAACAG GACTACCATACGGTGGTTTATGTGGCGCTAGCTTGCAACATCCTCAGCCTTCTTTTCCTCATACCAGCGTGCATCATCTTTCTTGGCATAAG ACAGCTGAGGGTGCAGAAAAGAATCAAGCTACATCTCTGTCTCTTTCTGTCCTTTATATTCGCTTCCGTCGTAACGATCACGTGGGACGTCGCTGTTTACCTAGACCGACTTCAAAACGAACGGACAAATACCGTTATGCACCAAAATTCT GCGGGCTGTAAGCTACTGTACATACTGACACGATACGTTAGCACGGCAAACTTCTTCTGGATGTTTGCTGAGGGTCTCTATCTCCATAGGTTAATCGTCCACGCCTTCTCGCCGCCAAGGACACTTTTACCGTACTACTTGTTTGGTTGGG TTGGTGCCTGGATTCCATCTCTGATCTACTCTATTATCAGAGCTACAAAACAGGAATATAATTCCAG ttgCTGGGTACACAACATAGGCCCATATGAATGGCTACTCTACACACCCAATCTTATATGTATTGGG GCAAATGTCCTCTTCTTggcaaatatattgaaaatattatgctCTAAATTGCAAACTCATCAAAATGAGCCGAAAAATTACAG GAAAGCGTTGAAAGCGACGTTTGTGCTAGTACCTTTGTTTGGTCTCCAGCAGTTCCTTGTGATATACAGACCCCTGCCGGGAACCACGCTTTCTTTTACGTACGAGATACTGCAGAAGGTCGTTCAAAATACACAG ggGGCGACTGTGGCGTTTATTTTCTGCTTTTTCAACGACGAGGTAAACACATACATGAGAAATTGCATAGGATCTTACATTAGCATCGGAACGTCATCTAAAAATCATAACCGTAAAAGCAGCATGTCTTCTTCAACGCAAATCACGTCATACACATCTTCTGCGATACAAAACACGAAATGCAATGACAATACTGGTAAAAGTTATATACCGCTCAGTGCTAGTAGTACCACGCAGGAGTTAACAACACCGACCAATGGTCACGTGACATTTTCTGTATGA